One genomic window of Ruminococcus gauvreauii includes the following:
- the ald gene encoding alanine dehydrogenase — protein sequence MIVGLVKEIKNNEFRVGLTPNCVKAYVQDGNQVIVETNAGTGSGFTDEEYIAAGANIYPDAASVWNSAQMIVKVKEPISSEYQYLRKDLILYTYLHLAADAPLTEALLKNEVKSIAYETIVGPKGGLPCLQPMSEIAGRLSIQEGAKYLEKTFGGCGVLLSGVPGVKKGKIVILGGGNVGTNACKIAVGMGADVSILDVSASRLAYLDDIFGSRVQTLYSTGPNIQAELADADLVIGAVLLPGRAAPKLVKKEDLKMMKKGAVVVDVAVDQGGCIETTHATTHEDPIFEVDGIVHYCVANMPGAVPRTSTLALTSTTLGHGLSIARNGFEKAALLDAGLYQGVNTYAGRCTYAGVAEALNLDFTEAREIMDNASYTSLKVS from the coding sequence ATGATTGTAGGATTGGTAAAAGAGATTAAAAACAACGAATTTCGTGTCGGACTGACCCCAAACTGCGTAAAGGCTTATGTACAGGATGGAAATCAGGTAATCGTCGAAACAAATGCAGGGACGGGTTCCGGATTCACTGATGAAGAATATATTGCAGCCGGTGCCAACATTTATCCCGATGCTGCATCCGTCTGGAACAGCGCTCAGATGATCGTAAAAGTAAAAGAACCGATCAGCAGTGAATATCAATATCTTCGCAAGGATTTAATTCTTTATACGTATCTGCATCTGGCGGCAGATGCCCCGTTGACAGAAGCGTTATTAAAAAATGAAGTGAAATCCATCGCATATGAAACAATCGTGGGACCAAAAGGCGGATTGCCGTGTCTGCAGCCGATGAGTGAGATTGCAGGCCGCCTTTCTATTCAGGAGGGTGCAAAATATCTGGAAAAAACTTTCGGCGGCTGCGGTGTCCTGTTATCCGGTGTCCCAGGCGTAAAAAAGGGGAAAATCGTAATCCTGGGAGGCGGCAATGTTGGAACAAATGCCTGCAAAATTGCAGTGGGCATGGGCGCAGACGTCTCCATTCTGGATGTCAGCGCTTCCCGTCTCGCCTATCTGGATGACATTTTCGGAAGCAGAGTCCAGACTTTATACAGCACAGGCCCGAATATCCAGGCAGAGCTTGCCGATGCTGATCTTGTCATCGGAGCTGTTCTTCTTCCGGGCCGTGCTGCTCCTAAACTGGTTAAAAAAGAGGATCTGAAAATGATGAAAAAAGGTGCCGTGGTAGTCGATGTGGCTGTAGACCAGGGCGGATGCATTGAAACAACACACGCAACAACCCATGAAGATCCCATCTTTGAAGTAGATGGTATCGTTCACTACTGTGTAGCCAATATGCCGGGAGCTGTACCAAGAACTTCCACACTGGCTCTGACAAGCACGACGCTTGGCCACGGCCTGTCGATCGCCAGAAACGGCTTTGAAAAGGCCGCACTGCTGGATGCGGGTTTATATCAGGGAGTCAATACCTACGCCGGAAGATGTACTTATGCCGGAGTAGCCGAAGCATTGAATCTGGACTTCACGGAAGCCAGGGAGATCATGGATAACGCCTCTTATACTTCTTTAAAAGTTTCCTAA
- a CDS encoding zinc-dependent alcohol dehydrogenase, which produces MIQQVMTAPKKIELRSVAIPTPGPEQVLIKIMKIGICGSDIHVYHGTHPFTSYPVTQGHELSAKVVELGSNVTGLTLGQKVTVEPQVFCGTCYPCTHGKYNLCENLKVMGFQTTGAASEYFVVDASKVTPLPENLTYNEGAMIEPLAVTVHAVRRFDQIKGAKVAVLGAGPIGILLAQAAKGLGAEGVLITDISDKRLELAGSVGVDYTANTMNVDFGNAMADAFGPDKADVIYDCAGNDISMGQAIKYARKGSKIVLVAVFGKIAAVDLAVLNDHELDLDTSMMYRHEDYELAISLVNEGKIQLEALMSGHFAFHDYLSAYEYIDNNRESAMKVLIDIDNSDE; this is translated from the coding sequence ATGATACAGCAGGTAATGACTGCGCCTAAAAAAATAGAGCTCAGAAGTGTTGCAATTCCAACACCGGGTCCGGAACAGGTTCTTATAAAAATTATGAAAATTGGTATCTGCGGAAGTGACATTCACGTATATCATGGTACACATCCGTTTACTTCATATCCGGTCACACAGGGGCATGAACTCAGTGCAAAGGTTGTGGAATTGGGCAGCAATGTGACCGGGTTGACGTTAGGACAGAAAGTCACGGTCGAACCGCAGGTTTTCTGCGGAACATGTTATCCATGTACGCATGGAAAATATAACCTGTGCGAAAATCTGAAAGTTATGGGGTTCCAGACTACAGGGGCTGCCAGTGAATATTTTGTCGTGGACGCTTCAAAGGTAACTCCGCTGCCGGAAAACCTCACCTATAATGAAGGTGCCATGATTGAACCGCTGGCGGTGACCGTGCATGCAGTCAGACGATTTGATCAAATCAAAGGTGCCAAGGTTGCGGTGCTCGGTGCCGGACCGATTGGTATTCTGCTGGCACAGGCGGCAAAGGGACTTGGTGCGGAGGGCGTCCTGATCACGGATATTTCAGATAAACGCCTGGAACTGGCAGGGAGTGTCGGCGTAGATTATACTGCAAATACCATGAATGTAGACTTCGGCAATGCGATGGCGGATGCTTTTGGACCGGATAAGGCGGATGTGATCTACGACTGTGCAGGAAATGATATTTCGATGGGACAGGCAATTAAATATGCCCGAAAGGGAAGTAAGATTGTTCTTGTTGCCGTATTTGGCAAAATTGCAGCGGTTGATCTGGCTGTACTGAATGACCATGAGCTTGATCTGGATACAAGCATGATGTATCGGCACGAGGATTATGAACTGGCAATAAGTCTGGTCAATGAAGGAAAGATCCAGTTGGAAGCGTTAATGTCCGGACATTTTGCTTTTCATGATTATTTAAGTGCCTATGAATATATTGACAACAACAGAGAATCTGCGATGAAAGTCCTGATCGATATTGATAATTCAGATGAATAG
- a CDS encoding uroporphyrinogen decarboxylase family protein, with protein sequence MLSLYFELSEFLDALTDWHIEFMKVAKKYYHADMILWHDDMGSQRAPFFSPELFREIYLPYYRRITKACHDEGMFIALHSCGNVGLHIENFAVLLTIIQHDCFKLQSEEMNACF encoded by the coding sequence ATGTTAAGCCTGTATTTTGAATTGTCTGAATTTTTAGATGCATTGACAGACTGGCATATTGAATTTATGAAGGTGGCAAAAAAATATTATCATGCGGATATGATTCTCTGGCATGATGATATGGGATCCCAGAGAGCCCCGTTCTTTTCACCAGAACTGTTTCGTGAGATATATCTTCCCTATTACAGGAGGATCACGAAGGCCTGTCATGATGAAGGAATGTTCATCGCACTGCACTCATGCGGAAATGTGGGACTTCATATTGAGAATTTTGCTGTCCTTCTGACCATAATACAGCATGACTGTTTCAAGCTTCAATCTGAGGAAATGAATGCCTGTTTTTAA
- a CDS encoding LacI family DNA-binding transcriptional regulator yields the protein MENITINTIAKKANVSRGTVDRVLNGRPDVSDKTRKRVLEVIKELEYSPNVVAKALKSKNKKIQIGIIVSPKENLFGRDILKGILYAKDECAIYGVTINIYEMKGFEIDAQLAQIQNAIEDQVNGIALAPMEDTSIRNILKSIEDTIPIAFYNTDIEGVNRICYIGQDGNACGRVGGQLLGMLSGGKGDTAVLLGYKMIRAHLQREDGFSEYLKKDLPEMRLLGTFETREVDRIVYEICEDLFQNNDIKNIFMSGGGIDGLGQFLVDHKLSGKVNVVCTDYISRTAELLKNDVIHFAIGQQPFEQGYYSIKVLSDYLLSGTRPGNSELYTNLDIRIKENIDCCFSEGLLASKL from the coding sequence GTGGAAAACATAACGATAAATACAATTGCCAAAAAAGCAAATGTGTCGAGAGGAACGGTAGACCGCGTATTAAATGGCAGGCCGGATGTGAGCGATAAGACCAGGAAAAGGGTTCTTGAAGTAATAAAAGAGCTGGAATATAGTCCCAATGTTGTAGCAAAAGCACTAAAATCTAAAAATAAAAAAATCCAGATAGGAATTATTGTATCTCCAAAAGAAAATCTTTTTGGCAGAGATATTCTGAAAGGGATATTATATGCTAAAGATGAGTGCGCTATCTATGGGGTAACGATTAATATCTATGAGATGAAGGGATTTGAAATTGACGCTCAACTTGCGCAAATTCAAAATGCCATTGAAGATCAGGTTAATGGAATTGCTTTGGCTCCGATGGAAGATACGAGCATTCGAAATATACTTAAAAGTATTGAGGATACGATTCCGATTGCCTTCTATAATACTGATATTGAAGGTGTAAACAGAATCTGCTATATCGGTCAGGATGGCAATGCATGCGGGCGTGTTGGGGGGCAATTATTGGGAATGCTTTCAGGCGGAAAGGGAGATACGGCTGTTTTGCTGGGTTATAAAATGATCCGGGCACATTTGCAGAGAGAAGATGGCTTTTCCGAGTATCTCAAAAAAGACTTGCCGGAGATGAGATTACTCGGGACATTTGAGACACGCGAAGTGGACAGGATTGTTTATGAAATTTGTGAAGACTTGTTTCAGAACAACGATATAAAAAATATATTTATGTCGGGCGGCGGTATTGATGGTCTGGGACAATTTTTGGTGGACCATAAACTGTCCGGTAAAGTGAATGTGGTTTGCACCGATTATATTTCAAGAACTGCGGAGTTGCTAAAAAATGATGTCATCCACTTTGCAATAGGGCAGCAGCCGTTTGAACAAGGCTATTATTCAATAAAGGTGTTATCAGATTATTTACTCTCGGGTACCAGACCGGGAAACAGTGAGTTGTATACAAATCTGGATATTCGTATTAAAGAAAATATTGACTGCTGTTTCAGCGAGGGCCTGCTGGCATCAAAATTATAA
- a CDS encoding DUF4474 domain-containing protein, whose translation MELNADLEEAGFAYEIDGDYFYSLMNCWQREVGYCRLYDEAAPLFNMIMDCEPVTFSYGGKRWLIELWKGQYGITTGGEIGVYNTEREDIEDDKFKGTFYENISDDERLGLSFVLKKNGKAILRRKDLHWWLTGFKLGEFSEPNALTMDAAITFPDRQMRDAFADSLIRIGYSRSEFSVRMKTVSIHYTKPHSPQTESRNKVRSAIVQKTNHSNCYLYETATREYTHTLDKLEYIKAMVPELYTLFMDSLYAKGIYEAFGWIKVWLGHKKPGPDPKPPCPPDPPCPPKPPCPPKPPCPPCPPCPPKPPCPPDPPKPPCPSCPPCPTEPECEPCRPTHHCRPCHPCDPCLPRHEHNDCRHMSADACDEAGEQQRDEDRTRENSCCNGNEK comes from the coding sequence ATGGAATTGAATGCGGACCTTGAAGAAGCAGGGTTTGCATATGAGATAGACGGTGATTATTTTTATTCGCTGATGAACTGCTGGCAGAGGGAGGTCGGTTACTGCCGTCTCTACGATGAGGCAGCTCCTCTGTTTAATATGATCATGGACTGTGAACCCGTGACATTTTCCTACGGGGGAAAACGGTGGCTGATCGAACTTTGGAAGGGGCAGTACGGCATCACCACCGGAGGAGAAATTGGCGTATACAATACAGAACGTGAGGATATTGAGGATGATAAATTCAAGGGAACCTTTTATGAAAATATCAGCGATGATGAGAGACTCGGTCTTTCTTTTGTCTTGAAGAAAAACGGAAAAGCAATACTGCGCCGGAAAGATCTGCACTGGTGGCTGACCGGATTTAAGCTGGGAGAATTCTCGGAGCCGAACGCGCTTACCATGGATGCAGCTATAACATTTCCGGACCGTCAGATGAGAGATGCGTTTGCAGACAGTTTAATTAGGATTGGTTACAGCAGAAGTGAATTTTCGGTACGTATGAAAACAGTTTCGATTCATTATACGAAACCACATTCCCCTCAGACTGAATCCAGAAATAAGGTGAGGTCTGCAATCGTACAGAAAACAAACCACAGCAACTGTTATCTGTATGAGACAGCAACGAGGGAATATACACATACACTTGACAAGTTAGAATATATAAAGGCCATGGTGCCGGAACTGTATACACTGTTTATGGATTCTCTGTATGCGAAAGGAATATATGAAGCATTTGGATGGATAAAAGTCTGGCTGGGGCATAAAAAACCGGGCCCGGATCCCAAGCCGCCGTGCCCACCGGATCCGCCGTGTCCCCCCAAGCCGCCGTGCCCGCCGAAACCGCCGTGCCCACCATGTCCGCCGTGCCCGCCGAAACCGCCATGTCCACCGGATCCACCTAAACCACCGTGTCCGTCATGTCCGCCGTGCCCGACAGAACCTGAATGCGAACCGTGCAGGCCGACGCATCACTGCAGGCCTTGCCATCCCTGTGATCCATGCCTGCCAAGGCATGAACACAATGATTGCCGGCACATGTCAGCAGATGCCTGTGATGAGGCAGGGGAACAGCAGAGGGATGAGGACCGGACACGGGAAAACTCATGCTGCAATGGTAATGAAAAATGA
- a CDS encoding uroporphyrinogen decarboxylase family protein: protein MTSKERVIMALRHEEADRVPLDIGGFNNTCMHEVIEREVKQKLNLEDHGYMIKARSQGIVVPDQSIVDYFGVDTCSIYINETKPWTDNGDGTFTDMWGIGYSMNPDNYYYNRINHPLEDAEEIDDLDDYVLPEPTPYMLDGLSERLDENKDKCCILEGLEEPMFGMPSWLRRNDNFYADLVADPDLCDALLGKLLDYFKKMIKYIMDPLGDRIDIVKVADDLGAQNALLLSPETYRERIKPFQAELYQYIKGNWHKPIILHSCGAIRPILGDLIEIGVDAINPVQVSAAGMVPAELKAEFGGKITFWGGGCDTQHVLNMGTPDDVRRMVEENLKTFKPGGGYVFCQVHNIQPGVPYDNLMTMYDTYYKYCKY, encoded by the coding sequence ATGACTTCAAAAGAAAGAGTAATAATGGCATTAAGACATGAGGAGGCGGACAGGGTGCCGCTGGACATAGGTGGATTTAATAATACCTGCATGCATGAAGTAATTGAACGAGAAGTGAAGCAAAAACTAAACCTTGAGGATCACGGATACATGATCAAAGCAAGAAGTCAGGGTATTGTCGTACCGGATCAGAGTATTGTGGATTATTTTGGGGTGGATACCTGTTCGATTTATATCAACGAGACAAAACCGTGGACAGATAACGGAGACGGTACATTTACAGATATGTGGGGGATCGGCTACAGTATGAATCCTGACAATTATTATTATAACCGCATTAACCATCCGTTAGAAGATGCCGAAGAAATAGATGATCTGGATGATTATGTACTGCCGGAACCGACGCCGTATATGCTGGATGGCTTAAGCGAAAGACTGGATGAAAACAAAGATAAGTGCTGTATTCTGGAAGGATTGGAAGAGCCAATGTTTGGCATGCCCTCGTGGCTTCGAAGAAATGATAACTTTTATGCCGATCTTGTGGCCGATCCCGATTTGTGCGATGCATTACTTGGAAAACTTTTAGATTACTTTAAGAAAATGATTAAGTACATTATGGATCCGCTGGGTGATCGCATTGATATCGTAAAAGTCGCAGATGACCTGGGTGCGCAGAACGCATTGCTTCTCTCACCGGAGACCTACCGTGAGCGTATCAAACCGTTTCAGGCAGAACTATATCAATATATCAAAGGCAACTGGCACAAACCGATTATTCTACATTCATGTGGTGCAATTCGCCCGATCCTTGGCGATCTGATCGAGATTGGCGTCGATGCCATTAATCCGGTTCAGGTATCTGCTGCGGGTATGGTTCCAGCAGAATTGAAAGCAGAATTTGGTGGCAAGATCACATTCTGGGGAGGAGGATGCGATACACAGCATGTTTTAAATATGGGAACCCCGGATGATGTAAGGAGAATGGTTGAAGAAAACCTGAAAACTTTTAAACCAGGGGGCGGTTACGTATTCTGTCAGGTTCACAACATCCAGCCGGGGGTGCCGTACGACAACCTTATGACGATGTATGATACGTATTACAAATATTGTAAGTATTAA
- a CDS encoding AI-2E family transporter: MELNKETLKKLRGLILFTALLVVVLVNYKAAFRLIGLGFNILFPFILGGGMAFIINAPMQFFERHLFGNKRVKDKKWARKMARPVSLLTSLLLVVAVILVVIFIVAPELGKTFVSLGKTISDFIPEMQDWVEELFNGNPAVVSWVQELEFDWNKIISTAVDFLKSGAGDVLNSTYSIAKSLISGLATFFIGFVFACYIVLQKEKLSVQVQKVLYALLKEKTVKRVLQVSSLCYRTFLNFLTGQCVEAVILGSMFFVVMSVLQFPYALLVGILIAFTALIPIFGAFIGCVIGAFLILMVSPVKALAFVIMFLILQQIEGNFIYPHVVGNSVGLPSIWVLVAVSLGGSLMGIAGMLIFIPAASVVYSLFRGFINTRLKRKNITISPE, translated from the coding sequence ATGGAGCTGAACAAAGAGACGCTTAAGAAACTGAGGGGGTTAATACTTTTTACGGCACTTCTGGTGGTAGTGCTGGTTAACTATAAAGCGGCATTCCGTCTGATCGGGCTGGGATTTAATATCCTGTTTCCGTTTATACTGGGCGGAGGCATGGCATTTATTATCAATGCGCCCATGCAGTTTTTTGAACGCCATCTTTTTGGCAATAAAAGAGTGAAAGATAAAAAGTGGGCCAGGAAGATGGCACGCCCGGTCAGTCTGCTGACCTCGCTTTTGCTGGTAGTGGCTGTCATACTGGTGGTTATTTTTATCGTAGCGCCGGAGCTGGGCAAGACTTTTGTGAGTCTTGGAAAAACAATATCTGATTTCATTCCGGAAATGCAGGATTGGGTAGAGGAATTGTTTAACGGAAATCCCGCGGTGGTTTCATGGGTGCAGGAACTGGAATTTGACTGGAATAAAATCATCTCCACGGCTGTTGATTTCCTGAAGAGCGGTGCGGGGGATGTGCTGAACTCTACGTACTCGATTGCAAAATCACTCATCAGCGGTCTGGCTACGTTCTTTATCGGATTTGTCTTTGCATGCTATATCGTACTGCAGAAGGAAAAACTGAGCGTTCAGGTGCAAAAGGTGCTCTATGCACTTCTGAAGGAGAAGACAGTTAAGCGGGTACTGCAGGTGTCAAGCCTCTGCTACCGGACATTTTTGAACTTCCTTACGGGTCAGTGCGTGGAAGCTGTGATCCTTGGGAGCATGTTCTTTGTCGTTATGAGTGTTCTGCAGTTCCCCTATGCACTGCTGGTGGGGATTCTGATCGCATTTACTGCATTGATACCGATCTTCGGGGCGTTTATCGGTTGCGTGATCGGGGCATTTTTGATTCTGATGGTCAGTCCGGTCAAGGCTTTGGCCTTTGTGATTATGTTCCTGATTCTTCAGCAGATTGAAGGGAATTTCATCTATCCTCATGTAGTCGGGAATTCCGTCGGACTTCCCTCAATCTGGGTCCTTGTGGCTGTATCCCTGGGCGGAAGCCTGATGGGGATTGCCGGCATGCTGATCTTTATCCCTGCGGCGTCGGTGGTGTATTCACTGTTCCGCGGATTTATTAACACCCGTCTGAAGCGAAAGAATATTACGATATCGCCCGAGTGA
- a CDS encoding metallophosphoesterase: MTSLQCASTRSVRLKLDKVYEHAKAVPFDSQSRLVIMSDCHRGQGNAADNFLANQVVCFGALEYYYQNGFTYIELGDGDELWENRQLKIIAEVHSDIFWMLSKFYEQKRLYMIYGNHDIVKRRKGYMNEHCNCYYCESSRRELPLLPGINVLEGLILRSEDGTGELFLAHGHQGDLLNDTLWPLARFLVRYFWKRMELIGFLDPTGSGRPRKAKERVEKRLVSYTKERGRILIAGHTHRPVFSQPEEGLYFNSGSCVHPRCITCIEIENNEISLIKWSVRAGEDRKLKVEREVLEGPVSLASYGRSEKP, from the coding sequence ATGACATCGCTGCAGTGTGCGTCAACAAGATCGGTGAGGCTAAAACTTGACAAAGTATATGAACATGCAAAGGCAGTACCGTTTGATTCGCAGTCAAGACTTGTCATTATGAGTGACTGTCACAGAGGCCAGGGGAATGCGGCGGACAATTTCCTGGCAAATCAGGTGGTGTGCTTTGGAGCGCTGGAGTACTATTACCAGAATGGATTCACCTATATTGAATTGGGTGACGGTGATGAACTGTGGGAAAACAGGCAGTTAAAAATAATTGCTGAAGTCCACAGTGATATTTTCTGGATGTTATCTAAATTCTATGAACAGAAGAGACTTTATATGATCTACGGAAACCATGATATTGTAAAACGCCGAAAAGGTTATATGAACGAACACTGCAATTGTTATTACTGTGAATCCTCCCGCAGGGAACTGCCTCTTCTGCCGGGGATCAATGTTTTAGAAGGGTTAATCCTGCGCAGCGAGGATGGCACAGGGGAATTGTTTCTGGCACACGGACATCAGGGAGATCTTCTGAACGATACGCTCTGGCCGCTTGCCAGGTTTTTGGTACGCTATTTCTGGAAGAGGATGGAACTGATCGGTTTTTTAGATCCCACAGGTTCCGGAAGGCCCAGAAAGGCAAAAGAGCGGGTGGAAAAGAGACTCGTGTCATATACGAAGGAGCGAGGCAGGATTTTGATTGCGGGGCATACGCACAGGCCGGTGTTCTCACAGCCGGAGGAAGGGCTTTATTTCAACTCCGGAAGCTGTGTACATCCGCGGTGTATTACCTGTATAGAAATTGAAAACAATGAGATTTCTCTGATCAAATGGTCGGTACGCGCCGGGGAAGACAGGAAACTGAAGGTAGAACGGGAAGTTCTGGAGGGACCGGTATCCCTCGCCAGTTACGGCAGGAGCGAAAAACCCTAG